A genomic window from Deltaproteobacteria bacterium includes:
- a CDS encoding helix-turn-helix transcriptional regulator, translated as MKTPTSDSEYRLADDGTLIMTRHQRNFEPRHIFDTFGKVWALAYSDFPPNTIGVQTRDGLCILEGRKAMLTPPGSIVEWVLLRPFELTWQALLFRRPYPEHWSGRAIAFDLGSAEVPSTFTDVEKIMQAKLTLENQVPPPFIDFEKREDSNPYSLRLKRAIDEEFLSEKTLQEYANELGIHPDVMTRYFKQTFGMVPVDYRTQLRLFQSIWTLIIDSPKVSDVAQEMGFNSLKNFYTLFTRYTGLQPGHFRVFGRKQAAKSSKVRAEISL; from the coding sequence ATGAAAACACCGACATCCGACTCAGAATATCGCCTAGCCGATGACGGCACATTAATTATGACCCGTCACCAGCGCAACTTTGAGCCTCGGCATATCTTCGATACCTTTGGGAAAGTTTGGGCCCTCGCCTATTCCGATTTTCCACCAAACACCATCGGCGTGCAGACTCGCGATGGCCTCTGCATACTAGAAGGGAGGAAGGCGATGTTGACTCCTCCGGGAAGCATCGTTGAATGGGTTCTGCTGCGACCTTTTGAATTGACTTGGCAGGCGCTTTTGTTTCGCCGGCCCTATCCAGAACATTGGTCTGGGCGTGCCATTGCCTTCGACCTTGGAAGCGCCGAAGTGCCGAGCACGTTTACGGACGTTGAAAAAATAATGCAAGCGAAGCTCACCCTTGAAAATCAAGTGCCACCGCCCTTCATTGATTTTGAAAAACGTGAAGATTCAAACCCCTACTCACTTCGTCTGAAGCGCGCGATTGATGAAGAGTTTTTAAGCGAAAAGACACTGCAAGAGTACGCCAACGAACTGGGAATTCATCCGGACGTCATGACTCGATATTTTAAACAAACATTCGGCATGGTTCCTGTGGATTACCGAACCCAGCTGCGACTGTTTCAGTCAATTTGGACACTGATTATCGATAGCCCGAAGGTCAGCGATGTCGCACAAGAAATGGGTTTTAACAGCCTCAAAAACTTCTACACACTATTCACGCGCTACACCGGATTGCAGCCAGGGCATTTTCGGGTTTTTGGCCGAAAACAAGCCGCCAAATCGTCTAAAGTTCGGGCAGAAATCTCGCTCTGA
- a CDS encoding phosphoenolpyruvate carboxylase, with protein MNDRTQPTENELPQNLRLLVRESVALLGQVIEREAGRPLFLIVEDLRESMVGLRGKSQHETLAELRRRLSGLRGLSKGSRREVARAFTLMLILMNACENAYRAFRLEGAKIGKKRKISPDSVVYVLTAHPTEARSPENIKVFQRIQSLLTEILKRETPVEVWRDQLLHELELAWRANSTRERSPRVKDEADHIYQMALRPEILRSLLAASGEVVPVYLRTWVGGDKDGHPGVDEKAMQESLQLSRESLLRHALTNLADVEDTLHLLPGRILRKETVATRASLLSLKKIGPGDGAKLTRAKALFHKLCSAYEKKIHALHPSLLEGKRLFHVFPGLVVPLELRESSDVLMSEKSQGKSDPRAIARMLARLATFARGGNPLWYARGFIVSMTESVDHLARAEEMVRAAFGTATLPVIPLFETTDSLAQSVSIIRELVKHPRLKKCVAGPSQGLIEIMVGYSDSAKQGGVLASRLAIACAMHALEKECKKHGLQPVFFQGSGGSVERGGGSVADQLAWWPKSALRTYKVTVQGEMVERSLSSASIARGQIERIANSAGEGLELTPHAPASAALFRLAELSSMAYREMVHDPDFLRLVGDATPYDHLAVLKIGSRPTRRSTEISVAGLRAIPWVLCWTQVRVMFQTWSGVGTAWRNLSQDEKKALQRDFTEEPVFRSFVKALAFTLAKIELPIWRMYLESSGLPKELYEKFYQAFTQELALVEELVRFVTANEEQKDWFKPWLGASIRLRSTMIHPLNLLQVIALREKDPVLFRSTTTGISSGMMVTG; from the coding sequence ATGAACGATAGAACTCAACCAACTGAAAATGAGCTACCTCAGAACCTTCGGCTACTGGTGCGAGAGAGCGTCGCACTTCTGGGACAGGTCATTGAACGTGAAGCGGGACGACCGCTGTTTCTTATCGTTGAAGATCTGCGCGAGTCGATGGTCGGCCTTCGCGGCAAAAGCCAGCATGAAACCTTAGCGGAACTACGCCGCCGGCTTTCTGGATTACGCGGACTTAGCAAAGGTTCCCGTCGCGAGGTGGCACGAGCCTTTACTTTAATGCTGATTTTGATGAATGCCTGCGAGAACGCCTATCGCGCCTTCCGACTGGAAGGAGCGAAAATTGGAAAGAAACGCAAGATCAGCCCTGATTCGGTGGTTTATGTTTTGACCGCACATCCAACCGAAGCGCGGTCGCCTGAGAATATCAAAGTCTTCCAACGCATCCAGAGCCTCTTGACCGAAATTCTCAAGCGAGAAACACCGGTTGAGGTCTGGCGCGACCAGCTTCTGCACGAACTCGAACTTGCTTGGCGAGCCAACTCCACACGCGAAAGATCGCCACGAGTCAAGGATGAGGCGGATCATATTTACCAGATGGCGCTTCGGCCCGAAATACTTCGCAGCCTTCTGGCAGCAAGCGGCGAAGTGGTTCCCGTTTACCTGCGCACCTGGGTTGGAGGCGACAAGGATGGCCATCCCGGTGTCGATGAAAAGGCCATGCAAGAAAGCCTGCAACTTTCCCGGGAGTCCTTGCTGCGCCACGCCCTGACAAATCTCGCCGATGTCGAGGATACGCTGCACCTTCTGCCGGGGCGAATCCTGAGAAAAGAAACCGTGGCGACCAGGGCAAGCCTCCTGTCGTTAAAGAAAATCGGCCCCGGCGATGGGGCAAAGTTGACCCGTGCCAAGGCCCTGTTTCACAAACTTTGCTCGGCCTATGAAAAGAAGATTCACGCCTTGCACCCTTCGCTTTTAGAAGGAAAACGCCTGTTCCATGTTTTCCCGGGCCTGGTGGTGCCACTTGAACTGCGCGAATCAAGCGATGTTCTGATGTCAGAGAAAAGTCAGGGTAAGAGCGATCCCCGTGCGATCGCCCGAATGCTGGCGCGACTGGCCACGTTCGCGCGCGGAGGCAATCCACTTTGGTACGCGCGCGGATTCATTGTCAGTATGACCGAAAGTGTCGATCACCTCGCGCGGGCGGAAGAAATGGTACGCGCTGCCTTCGGTACTGCGACTTTGCCTGTAATCCCTTTGTTTGAAACAACCGATAGCCTGGCTCAATCTGTCTCGATTATCCGAGAACTGGTCAAGCACCCCCGACTTAAAAAATGCGTCGCTGGACCCTCACAGGGACTAATTGAAATCATGGTGGGATATTCTGATTCAGCGAAACAAGGTGGTGTCCTTGCTAGCCGATTGGCTATTGCCTGCGCCATGCACGCGCTCGAAAAAGAATGCAAGAAACACGGCCTGCAGCCGGTCTTTTTTCAGGGCTCGGGTGGATCGGTTGAACGCGGTGGCGGAAGTGTCGCCGATCAGCTTGCCTGGTGGCCCAAAAGCGCACTGCGAACCTACAAAGTCACTGTGCAAGGTGAAATGGTCGAGCGCTCACTATCGAGCGCTTCCATCGCGCGAGGCCAGATCGAGCGAATTGCGAACTCGGCCGGAGAAGGACTTGAGCTGACGCCCCATGCTCCGGCATCGGCAGCGCTGTTTCGCCTCGCTGAACTTTCCTCGATGGCCTATCGCGAAATGGTCCATGACCCAGATTTTCTTCGCTTGGTTGGGGATGCCACTCCTTATGATCATCTCGCAGTGCTCAAAATCGGTTCCCGCCCCACACGGCGAAGCACCGAGATCTCGGTAGCGGGTTTACGCGCCATCCCCTGGGTGCTCTGCTGGACGCAGGTTCGCGTGATGTTTCAGACATGGTCAGGCGTGGGCACGGCTTGGCGAAACCTAAGCCAGGACGAAAAAAAGGCGCTGCAGCGGGACTTCACCGAAGAACCAGTCTTTCGCAGTTTTGTGAAGGCACTGGCTTTCACGCTCGCAAAGATTGAGCTGCCGATTTGGCGAATGTACCTGGAGAGTTCAGGTCTTCCTAAGGAACTTTACGAAAAATTCTATCAGGCTTTCACCCAGGAGCTTGCCTTGGTAGAAGAACTCGTGCGCTTTGTCACGGCGAATGAAGAACAAAAGGATTGGTTCAAACCATGGCTTGGGGCCAGCATACGGCTGCGCTCGACAATGATCCATCCGCTGAATCTGCTGCAAGTGATCGCATTGCGAGAAAAAGATCCGGTGCTGTTTAGATCTACGACCACGGGAATCTCGAGCGGCATGATGGTCACGGGATAG
- a CDS encoding type II toxin-antitoxin system RelE/ParE family toxin: MVHAFKKKTQKTPSGDLEIAEKRMKEVLGS, encoded by the coding sequence TTGGTTCACGCCTTTAAGAAAAAGACTCAGAAAACGCCATCGGGCGATCTGGAAATTGCCGAAAAACGAATGAAAGAGGTTCTGGGATCATGA
- a CDS encoding helix-turn-helix transcriptional regulator translates to MKTKKHFRSAKPFFQKLLKDQEVRIQFEEEKSKTEIAQAVRTARMKADLTQAQLAKRIGTTQSVIARLEGGTDKRTPSIPLLARIAAACGAHFEFGFFYSKVV, encoded by the coding sequence ATGAAAACCAAAAAGCACTTCAGATCAGCGAAGCCCTTCTTTCAAAAGCTCTTGAAAGACCAAGAAGTTCGCATCCAATTCGAAGAGGAAAAATCCAAGACCGAAATTGCTCAAGCCGTTCGAACCGCCCGCATGAAAGCGGATCTCACGCAGGCGCAGCTCGCGAAACGGATCGGAACTACGCAAAGTGTGATCGCGCGTCTTGAGGGCGGAACTGACAAAAGAACCCCATCAATCCCGCTACTGGCTCGTATTGCCGCTGCATGCGGCGCACATTTTGAATTTGGTTTTTTCTATTCGAAGGTTGTCTGA
- a CDS encoding HNH endonuclease, with product MLALSNDNLITSVRLLVKEERRITREILDHINEVARRRLYADLGFSSIFDWLVKDLSYSESAAYRRMQAARVLLAVPEAAGKLESGALGLTVLSKVQTFIRADEKRTGQKMSIQEKSEILTKVESCSGREAEHRLAQHFPEVASQFPDGLAPKEKVRAISEDQVSVQVTFTRVQFEKLKRIQELLSHTHRGSSHAEFLDAAMDVFLEKKDPLRKAVKPRAALCDTAAEADVPDVQPAKSLTPSIRNAVLRKSGGQCEYRETKMGHRCESRHFLEIDHIQPRALGGTNVPDNLRVLCRTHNLLVAERVFGREKIEAFRRRM from the coding sequence ATGCTTGCACTTTCAAACGATAATTTAATCACGTCCGTTCGCTTGCTTGTGAAAGAAGAACGGCGAATCACTCGAGAGATTTTAGATCATATCAATGAAGTCGCCAGGCGCAGACTTTATGCCGATCTTGGTTTCTCTTCGATCTTTGATTGGTTAGTCAAAGACCTAAGCTATAGCGAATCGGCTGCCTATCGCAGGATGCAAGCCGCGAGAGTTTTGCTGGCGGTTCCGGAGGCGGCCGGCAAATTAGAGTCGGGAGCGCTCGGTCTTACCGTGCTTTCAAAAGTTCAAACTTTTATTCGAGCCGACGAAAAACGCACTGGCCAGAAAATGTCCATCCAAGAAAAATCCGAAATTTTGACAAAAGTAGAATCATGTTCAGGCCGCGAAGCCGAACATCGATTGGCTCAGCACTTTCCCGAGGTGGCCTCGCAATTTCCAGACGGATTAGCTCCTAAAGAAAAGGTTCGCGCGATCAGCGAAGATCAAGTCAGCGTGCAGGTGACTTTCACACGAGTGCAATTCGAAAAGCTAAAACGAATTCAAGAGCTACTTTCGCACACGCACCGCGGCTCATCGCACGCTGAATTTTTAGATGCCGCGATGGATGTTTTTCTTGAGAAAAAAGATCCACTCAGAAAAGCCGTGAAGCCGCGTGCGGCGCTATGCGACACCGCTGCGGAAGCGGACGTGCCTGATGTCCAACCCGCAAAGTCATTAACGCCATCGATACGAAACGCCGTGCTGAGAAAATCCGGTGGTCAGTGCGAATATCGTGAAACAAAGATGGGTCATCGATGTGAGAGCCGCCATTTTCTAGAGATCGATCACATTCAGCCTCGAGCGCTCGGTGGAACAAATGTGCCTGATAACCTCAGAGTCCTTTGTCGCACGCACAATCTATTAGTCGCTGAACGGGTATTTGGTCGGGAAAAGATCGAGGCGTTTCGCCGGCGGATGTAA
- a CDS encoding recombinase zinc beta ribbon domain-containing protein — protein MSWKRYPYPLTELLICGECGKHLGGKSAHGKTRKHHYYGHPRQINSDGVTHLKRCRLELVRAE, from the coding sequence ATGTCGTGGAAGCGATATCCTTATCCGCTGACGGAACTTCTGATTTGCGGTGAATGCGGAAAGCACCTTGGTGGAAAGTCAGCGCACGGTAAAACCAGAAAGCATCACTACTACGGTCATCCTCGACAGATAAATTCAGATGGAGTTACGCACCTGAAGCGGTGCCGTTTGGAACTCGTGCGTGCTGAATGA
- a CDS encoding DUF4160 domain-containing protein — MVEWLFGPCVYTVNTVFLLWLTRIKALSSKHLVYKINENDHRPPHVHVEGMGASVRINLLNQEVMDEETEFSNATLNRILRVVKENRMLLLEKWEELHG, encoded by the coding sequence ATGGTAGAATGGCTTTTTGGCCCTTGTGTATATACAGTAAATACTGTATTCTTATTATGGTTGACAAGAATCAAGGCCCTCTCATCAAAACATCTGGTCTACAAAATCAATGAGAATGATCATAGACCACCGCATGTACACGTTGAAGGAATGGGCGCCTCGGTTCGGATCAATCTTTTGAATCAGGAAGTGATGGATGAAGAAACTGAATTTTCGAACGCCACGCTGAATCGAATCTTACGAGTCGTTAAAGAAAATAGAATGCTACTTTTAGAAAAATGGGAGGAATTGCATGGCTAA
- a CDS encoding ISL3 family transposase, protein MPPTDSIVLDLPSFKILDIEGHNSITFRVEHEALPRCPHCEATTLRKKDTFTRRVRHTLFGGRMSWLLIKAHKYKCRKCLKYFNSRFPGILPRRRASEACRIEMTTLHHKGQSQQDLRKTYGLGSATIERWYQSRIDVKAREFNNAHCPKILGIDEHFFTRKDGFATTFVDLTKHKVFDVTLGRSEGSLKPYLKRLPGKSQVRVVLMDLSETYRSIARKHFPNALVVADRFHVIRLVNQQFVKTWAELDDVGRKNRGLLSLMRRHPDRMTEEQRVRLHRYLDEIPGLRHLYVVWQDLNRLLRMKRLNQRNLREQLPEFLWIIDELRKIPFRHLRVLGETLENWKVEIGRMMRFSKTNSITEGLHNKMEMISRRAYGFRNFQNYRLRVRVLCS, encoded by the coding sequence ATGCCCCCGACGGACAGCATCGTTCTTGATCTGCCGAGTTTCAAGATTCTCGACATCGAAGGCCACAACTCGATCACTTTTCGGGTCGAACACGAAGCTTTGCCTCGATGCCCGCACTGCGAGGCGACGACACTTCGCAAAAAGGACACGTTCACAAGACGTGTTCGACATACCCTTTTTGGTGGTCGAATGTCTTGGCTTTTGATCAAGGCCCACAAATACAAATGCCGAAAATGTTTAAAGTATTTCAACTCTAGGTTCCCGGGTATTCTTCCACGACGGCGCGCGAGCGAAGCCTGCCGAATTGAAATGACGACGCTTCATCACAAAGGCCAATCGCAACAAGATCTTCGAAAGACCTACGGACTCGGCTCGGCCACGATCGAACGTTGGTATCAAAGCCGAATCGACGTAAAGGCGCGAGAGTTTAACAATGCCCACTGCCCGAAGATTCTGGGCATCGATGAACACTTCTTTACGCGCAAAGATGGCTTCGCCACGACGTTTGTTGATCTCACCAAACACAAGGTCTTTGATGTGACCTTAGGTCGGTCAGAGGGCTCGCTAAAGCCATATTTGAAGCGGCTTCCCGGGAAGTCTCAAGTTCGGGTCGTGCTGATGGATTTGTCTGAGACCTATCGTTCGATCGCTAGAAAGCATTTTCCAAACGCTCTGGTTGTTGCCGATCGATTTCACGTGATCAGACTTGTGAATCAGCAGTTCGTAAAGACCTGGGCAGAGCTTGATGATGTGGGAAGAAAAAATCGCGGACTTCTTTCTTTGATGCGAAGGCATCCAGATCGCATGACTGAAGAACAACGAGTGCGCCTTCATCGCTATCTCGATGAAATTCCAGGTCTCAGGCATTTGTATGTTGTTTGGCAAGACCTGAATCGATTGCTCAGAATGAAGCGACTCAACCAAAGAAATTTGCGCGAACAGTTGCCTGAGTTTTTATGGATCATCGACGAGCTTCGAAAGATTCCATTTAGGCACCTTCGAGTTCTGGGTGAAACCCTTGAAAACTGGAAAGTCGAAATCGGGCGAATGATGAGATTTTCAAAAACCAATTCAATAACGGAAGGACTGCATAATAAAATGGAAATGATTTCGAGACGAGCCTACGGATTTAGGAATTTTCAAAATTATCGATTGAGAGTTCGGGTTCTTTGCAGTTAG
- the queA gene encoding tRNA preQ1(34) S-adenosylmethionine ribosyltransferase-isomerase QueA yields MALSALNFEYPENLVAQERALFSRIMYFDESLGPVEINRGELLSYLRPGDLWVVNETKVLRRRVFTLEGIEILFIKSLNSDRTKWEVLCPSSRWSEGASQTASIITGDSSGDRLMKFDIVKRGRPQEIICSEPFTEELFDAMAELPLPPYIQKARGQRHTRWADETQYQSLWAKEPGSLAAPTASFHFDQEFVEAVRAIGVEVVPITLHVGLGTFLPVTVENLSQHVMHPEFVNIPSATIEALAKARASGARIFAIGTTVARSLESIGRGFFKEQLNGALEGETTLMITPGHEWRMVDVLLTNFHQPQSTLLALVAAFSSLENVMTAYRWAIEREFRLFSYGDLSIWSKQSLLAEVKSDTSDEVLTKIDATDQSESGLRRRGTDN; encoded by the coding sequence CTGGCGCTTTCGGCGTTAAACTTTGAATATCCAGAAAATCTCGTAGCTCAAGAGCGGGCGCTTTTTAGTCGCATTATGTATTTTGATGAATCGCTAGGACCGGTTGAAATCAATCGCGGGGAATTGCTTTCTTATTTGAGGCCAGGCGATCTGTGGGTCGTCAACGAAACAAAGGTCTTAAGGCGGCGAGTTTTTACGCTTGAGGGCATAGAAATTCTTTTTATCAAATCACTCAACTCTGATCGAACCAAATGGGAAGTACTGTGTCCTTCAAGTCGCTGGTCCGAGGGCGCTAGCCAAACGGCCTCAATTATAACCGGCGATTCTTCTGGTGACCGACTGATGAAGTTTGACATTGTCAAACGTGGCCGACCTCAGGAAATAATTTGTTCCGAACCGTTTACCGAAGAGCTTTTTGATGCGATGGCAGAGCTCCCGCTTCCTCCCTACATTCAAAAAGCCCGGGGTCAAAGGCATACTCGTTGGGCAGACGAAACCCAGTATCAGTCGCTGTGGGCCAAAGAACCTGGAAGCCTCGCTGCGCCAACGGCAAGTTTTCATTTCGATCAAGAGTTTGTAGAAGCTGTGCGTGCCATAGGAGTAGAAGTCGTCCCCATCACTTTGCATGTGGGTTTGGGAACATTCCTTCCGGTCACAGTTGAAAATTTGTCCCAGCATGTGATGCACCCCGAATTCGTGAACATCCCTAGCGCGACCATTGAGGCGTTGGCCAAAGCGCGAGCCTCGGGAGCTCGGATCTTTGCGATTGGGACGACGGTAGCTAGATCGCTGGAATCTATTGGCCGCGGTTTTTTTAAAGAGCAACTTAACGGTGCGCTCGAAGGCGAAACTACGCTGATGATCACTCCAGGGCACGAGTGGAGAATGGTGGATGTGCTTCTGACCAACTTCCATCAACCGCAGTCGACTTTGCTTGCGCTGGTAGCTGCATTTTCGTCGCTTGAAAATGTAATGACGGCCTATCGCTGGGCCATAGAGCGAGAGTTCCGTCTTTTTAGCTATGGCGATCTAAGTATTTGGTCCAAGCAATCGCTCCTGGCGGAAGTAAAGAGCGATACTTCAGACGAAGTCCTCACCAAAATCGATGCGACTGATCAGTCGGAATCCGGCCTTCGCCGGCGTGGCACCGACAATTAG
- a CDS encoding YceI family protein: MKVAQRKKAFAALLSAFAALTLLAFSIDALANAASPTDSAAKSLAIKSGKVEFLAIGKPSFLKVRGVGTAPTGELKLSGTKASGEFTFDLSSLDTEIALRNEHMKDKYLEVGKFPKATIRFKDVETKEGAKSAIPAELELHGIKKTVSMDAELKPEGETKKATGTFKLKLTDFGITIPSHLGVTIADEVTVTIESVLK, from the coding sequence ATGAAAGTAGCTCAAAGAAAAAAGGCGTTTGCAGCTCTTCTATCAGCGTTCGCCGCATTAACACTTTTGGCATTTAGCATCGATGCACTTGCGAACGCTGCCAGCCCCACAGATAGTGCCGCCAAATCTCTCGCGATTAAATCGGGAAAAGTCGAATTCCTTGCGATTGGCAAACCATCCTTTCTCAAAGTGCGGGGTGTTGGCACAGCACCAACCGGCGAACTGAAACTTTCCGGTACAAAAGCCAGTGGCGAGTTCACGTTTGACCTATCGTCCCTCGACACCGAGATAGCGCTTCGCAACGAGCACATGAAAGATAAATACCTCGAAGTTGGTAAGTTTCCGAAAGCGACTATTCGTTTTAAAGATGTCGAAACAAAAGAAGGCGCAAAGTCCGCGATTCCAGCAGAGCTTGAACTTCACGGCATAAAGAAAACAGTTTCGATGGATGCCGAGCTGAAACCTGAAGGCGAGACAAAGAAAGCGACCGGAACGTTTAAGCTTAAGCTCACAGATTTTGGTATCACAATTCCGTCGCATCTTGGTGTTACGATCGCAGATGAAGTCACTGTCACAATAGAATCGGTGCTTAAGTAA
- a CDS encoding DeoR family transcriptional regulator: MKQAWLAKLEGRFADTLLGLQATESVLLDQSDSDLRAKTRFFRLETLQEMGEVDLTARDRALTLAKSLREGRDFQKLHGIERRMVQRKFGDFNSENSESNSSIQIGKGEDPFGDLMDRFQQKASGVDGELLQKGYFGLLIPFLGLNFGQKAVILGVPKGAVIVVDDGETRVSNSGLGGLLGRLIVRLADGACTRKEAIEQIWGYRYEAERHDRLLAVAVSRVRKVLGGKLKWVEMEGARLVLQDQVLIRYWSGRKDAVGARILKNVVALGTPAQDSSVISSAAVANAPRLRIRQLQVLRDLDKRGDVGVPDLVRRFGISRSSALRDLNELVELGLLTRMGDTRATRYMRT; this comes from the coding sequence ATGAAGCAGGCGTGGCTCGCTAAGCTTGAAGGACGTTTTGCGGATACTCTGCTAGGGCTTCAAGCAACTGAGAGTGTTCTTCTCGACCAAAGCGACAGCGATCTGCGAGCAAAGACGCGGTTTTTTCGTCTCGAAACCCTTCAGGAAATGGGCGAAGTCGATTTGACCGCGCGCGATCGCGCGCTCACTTTGGCAAAGTCGCTGCGAGAGGGCCGAGACTTTCAGAAACTCCACGGCATCGAGCGTAGAATGGTTCAGCGAAAATTCGGCGACTTTAATTCCGAAAATTCCGAATCAAATAGCAGTATTCAGATTGGCAAAGGTGAAGATCCCTTTGGTGATCTAATGGATCGCTTTCAGCAGAAAGCTTCAGGTGTTGACGGCGAGCTTTTGCAAAAAGGGTACTTCGGTCTTCTTATCCCATTCCTAGGTTTAAACTTCGGCCAGAAGGCCGTCATTCTTGGGGTCCCGAAGGGGGCTGTGATTGTTGTTGATGACGGAGAAACTCGGGTTTCCAATTCGGGGCTCGGTGGTCTCTTAGGTCGATTGATTGTGCGACTTGCTGACGGCGCATGCACACGAAAAGAGGCGATCGAGCAGATCTGGGGCTACCGCTATGAAGCTGAACGGCACGATCGGCTTCTCGCAGTTGCGGTGTCGCGAGTTCGGAAAGTTTTAGGCGGAAAATTGAAATGGGTTGAAATGGAGGGGGCCCGTCTCGTTCTGCAGGATCAAGTTTTGATTCGGTATTGGTCAGGTCGAAAAGATGCCGTGGGCGCGCGAATCCTGAAAAATGTCGTCGCTTTGGGCACACCAGCCCAAGATTCTTCCGTGATTTCAAGCGCTGCCGTCGCAAATGCGCCTCGCCTCAGAATCCGTCAGTTGCAGGTCCTTCGGGACCTTGATAAGCGTGGAGATGTGGGTGTGCCGGATCTTGTTCGAAGATTCGGAATATCCAGGTCCAGCGCACTTCGCGACTTAAACGAACTCGTTGAGCTTGGTCTGTTAACTCGAATGGGCGACACGCGAGCGACACGTTATATGCGAACTTGA
- the tgt gene encoding tRNA guanosine(34) transglycosylase Tgt — protein MGKFALEATEGEARAGRLQTAHGEIQTPVFMAVGTKATVKAMTPEELKSMGCQVVLGNTYHLHIRPGEALIKKLGGLHKFMNWHGPILTDSGGFQVFSLAGLRKLSEEGVEFRSHLDGNKLFLSPESSMQIQMDLGSDIIMAFDECLKHPSTEEEIRTSMALTLRWLKRSKDAMTRKESLLFGIVQGGLDPKLRLQSLEEICSVDLPGYALGGFSVGEPIELMHRLVPQVAPRMPKNKPRYLMGVGTPLDLIIAVDSGIDMFDCVLPTRVARNGTIYTWNGKVSIKRVEFKEDPSPLDPECDCYTCLNYSKAYLRHLILSDEILAARLNTVHNLHFFFALMRKAREAICAGRWQSFRDDCYRRFTADGLRPV, from the coding sequence ATCGGAAAATTTGCTCTCGAAGCCACAGAGGGCGAGGCGCGAGCGGGTCGTTTGCAGACGGCGCACGGGGAAATTCAAACTCCTGTCTTCATGGCAGTTGGCACAAAGGCCACCGTGAAAGCGATGACTCCGGAAGAGTTAAAATCAATGGGCTGCCAGGTGGTTTTAGGTAACACTTATCACCTACATATTCGGCCCGGCGAAGCCCTGATAAAAAAATTGGGCGGCCTGCACAAGTTCATGAACTGGCACGGCCCGATTCTGACGGATAGCGGCGGGTTTCAGGTTTTTTCTTTAGCGGGTTTAAGAAAACTTTCTGAAGAGGGTGTCGAGTTTCGCTCGCACTTAGACGGCAATAAACTTTTCTTATCGCCCGAATCGTCGATGCAAATTCAAATGGATCTCGGAAGCGACATCATCATGGCTTTTGATGAGTGCTTGAAGCATCCCTCGACAGAAGAGGAGATTAGAACCAGTATGGCGCTGACCCTCCGCTGGTTGAAGCGATCTAAAGATGCCATGACGAGAAAAGAAAGTCTCTTGTTCGGTATTGTTCAGGGCGGACTCGATCCAAAATTGAGACTTCAAAGTTTAGAGGAAATCTGTTCGGTTGATCTGCCGGGCTATGCATTGGGCGGATTTTCCGTCGGTGAGCCGATTGAACTGATGCACCGATTGGTGCCACAGGTCGCCCCTAGGATGCCGAAAAACAAACCGCGTTATCTGATGGGGGTCGGAACTCCGTTAGATTTAATTATCGCGGTCGATAGTGGTATCGACATGTTTGACTGTGTTTTGCCAACACGCGTCGCAAGAAATGGAACGATCTACACATGGAACGGCAAAGTTTCGATTAAGCGCGTGGAATTTAAAGAAGACCCGTCGCCGCTTGATCCGGAATGCGATTGCTACACCTGCCTCAACTACTCGAAGGCGTACTTACGGCATCTGATTCTCTCCGATGAGATTCTTGCGGCAAGACTCAACACGGTTCACAATCTGCACTTTTTCTTTGCACTCATGCGCAAGGCCCGCGAGGCCATTTGCGCGGGACGTTGGCAAAGCTTCCGGGACGACTGCTATCGTCGCTTCACAGCAGACGGTTTGCGGCCCGTCTAG
- the yajC gene encoding preprotein translocase subunit YajC: protein MQLVPLIAMVAVFYVLILRPQQKREKLRQGFIQALKRGDEVVTTSGILGRVEGMTDQVITLEVADGVRVKVLRTAIVSSVQAMTQTAATAEVKGGKA, encoded by the coding sequence ATGCAGCTGGTTCCATTGATTGCCATGGTTGCAGTGTTTTACGTTCTCATTCTTCGCCCGCAACAAAAGCGAGAAAAACTTCGCCAGGGTTTCATTCAGGCATTGAAGCGCGGTGACGAAGTAGTCACGACCTCTGGAATTTTGGGTCGCGTTGAGGGCATGACGGATCAAGTGATTACGCTTGAAGTTGCAGACGGTGTTCGTGTGAAAGTACTTCGCACAGCGATTGTTTCGTCTGTTCAGGCGATGACCCAAACTGCAGCGACGGCAGAAGTAAAAGGCGGAAAAGCATGA